One Salmo salar chromosome ssa01, Ssal_v3.1, whole genome shotgun sequence DNA window includes the following coding sequences:
- the LOC106566220 gene encoding forkhead box protein I1c-like: MNSIDPSVHHISSPTASSLHPQPKSTQEPPEMAVYCDNFSMYHQPGLQSAQRPSGYGLGDYASSLWLNGPPVNSSTPYLHGNNTASFMPPSYGTQRQFLTNSPGFGGPDLGWLSIASQEELLKLVRPPYSYSALIAMAIQNAHEKKLTLSQIYQYVADNFPFYKKSKAGWQNSIRHNLSLNDCFKKVPRDEDDPGKGNYWTLDPNCEKMFDNGNFRRKRKRRSDSSNGTKTEDGRAAPPKTTDSPQLLGPASPDMEVVSEGHKSSSPPGLASGAPCFNNFFSSMAGLGSGPLGASIPLSSGPSSRQTSSLGLVNELTNRNITALHSSPYHNHTPHTTTPGPGQDSHSPGVSDSGLGGHGHPADSLSPFNRGLYYNTFSGGGQAGQFNSHFYNSFSVNNILYPREGTDV; encoded by the exons ATGAACTCCATCGACCCATCAGTCCACCACATCTCCTCTCCAACAGCAAGCTCTCTCCACCCCCAGCCCAAGAGCACCCAGGAGCCGCCGGAGATGGCAGTCTACTGCGATAACTTCAGCATGTACCACCAGCCTGGGCTCCAGAGCGCACAGAGACCGTCTGGATACGGCCTGGGAGATTACGCGTCATCCCTGTGGCTGAACGGGCCCCCCGTGAACTCCTCCACCCCTTACCTGCACGGAAACAACACCGCATCCTTTATGCCACCTTCCTACGGTACCCAGCGGCAGTTCCTTACCAACTCTCCCGGGTTCGGGGGTCCGGACCTGGGTTGGCTGTCCATCGCCAGTCAGGAAGAGTTGTTAAAACTGGTCCGTCCTCCATACTCTTACTCTGCGCTCATCGCCATGGCGATCCAGAACGCACATGAGAAGAAGTTGACCCTGAGTCAGATCTACCAGTACGTCGCTGATAACTTCCCTTTCTACAAGAAGAGCAAGGCGGGGTGGCAGAACTCTATCCGACACAACCTGTCACTCAACGACTGTTTTAAAAAGGTCCCCCGCGACGAGGACGACCCAG GTAAAGGGAACTACTGGACGTTGGATCCTAACTGTGAGAAGATGTTTGACAACGGGAACTTCAGGAGGAAGAGGAAGCGTCGCTCCGACTCCAGTAACGGCACCAAGACAGAGGACGGCCGAGCAGCCCCGCCCAAGACCACGGACAGCCCCCAGCTCCTCGGCCCCGCCTCCCCAGACATGGAGGTGGTCAGTGAGGGTCACAAGAGCTCCTCCCCCCCGGGCCTGGCGTCCGGCGCTCCGTGTTTTAATAACTTCTTCAGCAGTATGGCCGGGCTGGGCTCCGGGCCCTTAGGggcctccattcctctctcctctggtccCTCCAGCAGACAGACTAGCTCTCTGGGTCTGGTCAACGAGCTGACCAATAGGAACATTACAGCCCTCCATAGCAGCCCATACCAcaaccacacaccccacaccaccaccccaggCCCAGGCCAGGACAGTCACAGCCCGGGGGTCTCAGATTCAGGCCTCGGGGGCCACGGTCACCCAGCAGACAGTCTGTCTCCCTTTAACAGAGGACTGTACTACAACACATTCAGCGGAGGGGGACAGGCAGGACAGTTCAACAGCCACTTCTACAACAGCTTCAGTGTCAACAATATCTTATACCCACGAGAGGGCACGGACGTATAG